The nucleotide sequence ATGCTCAGGCGGATCATCGAAGATACAGGACTGGGGATAGTCGTAACAGAATGCAGTGATGGGATACTTGCGGAAGAAGTTCTCAGAGTCAGTCTCCCTGATATTGCTCTGATTGATATGCTTCTGCCCGGACAAGACGGTGTTGAACTGATCACACGGTTGTCTACGGAAAGGCTTAATATTTCTTATATTATGATATCACAGGTAAATAGCGAGCCCATGATTACCAGAGCATACGAAAGCGGTATCGAATTTTTCATCCATAAGCCAATCAATGTCTTGGAGGTCAGGTCTGTAATTAACAAGATTAAAGAAAGCCGCAAACTACGTCAGTTCATGTCATATGTCCATCAGACTACATCGCAGTTTACCGGGCAAAATCCGTCAGCTAAAGTTGATGGTGAAAATAAACACAAATCGGCAATCTATCGGACGTTTTCTGATTTGGGAATTATTGGTGAGGCAGGCGTTAAGGATATCTATGCGCTTATTGAATTAATCTGTGCGAACCAGCGCCAGGATAATGAATCTACCTATCAATTAAATGAATTATATGGCCAGTTATCACAAAAACTGAATCAGGATGCAAAGGCTATCGAGCAGCGTATTCGCCGAACGATCACAAAAGCAATGCAAAACCTAGTCAATCTGGGTGTAGAAGATTATTATAATGAGAA is from Anaerosporomusa subterranea and encodes:
- a CDS encoding response regulator — its product is MELRLAIVDDDISIRKMLRRIIEDTGLGIVVTECSDGILAEEVLRVSLPDIALIDMLLPGQDGVELITRLSTERLNISYIMISQVNSEPMITRAYESGIEFFIHKPINVLEVRSVINKIKESRKLRQFMSYVHQTTSQFTGQNPSAKVDGENKHKSAIYRTFSDLGIIGEAGVKDIYALIELICANQRQDNESTYQLNELYGQLSQKLNQDAKAIEQRIRRTITKAMQNLVNLGVEDYYNEKFQNYSSSLFDFKEVRQEISFVNGKSNYHGKINVKKFIQGIIFIAGQAG